One Actinomyces marmotae DNA window includes the following coding sequences:
- a CDS encoding SAF domain-containing protein yields MSPHPRLKRSPAIRPSLRLWRARHLVIAACVGAAVLLALSVLRPSPQEDGSALVVARTIGAGERIEARDVERRPIPGAALPARGRADESIIGSRAAVRLEEGTVLTESMTSSARARGIADDERIVQVPVAVGGSLAEPGAIVDIIGESPVTAASAPASPATPRDQAVNSAPSPVSTGEGTRILCSGARVVATTTEGDTSRLLSGNKITVVELAVPADTVTLVVGAATQGALGLALSP; encoded by the coding sequence ATGAGCCCCCACCCGCGCCTGAAGCGCTCCCCCGCCATTCGCCCATCGTTGCGCCTGTGGAGGGCGCGCCACCTCGTCATCGCCGCCTGCGTGGGCGCGGCCGTACTGCTCGCGCTCTCCGTGCTGCGCCCCTCACCGCAGGAGGACGGCAGCGCGCTGGTCGTCGCCCGGACGATCGGCGCCGGGGAGCGGATCGAGGCCCGTGACGTGGAGCGGCGCCCGATCCCAGGGGCGGCGCTGCCCGCCCGGGGGAGGGCGGATGAGAGCATCATCGGGAGCAGGGCGGCGGTCCGCTTGGAGGAGGGCACCGTCCTGACGGAATCGATGACGAGTTCGGCGCGCGCCCGGGGGATCGCCGACGACGAGCGGATCGTCCAGGTTCCTGTCGCGGTGGGAGGATCACTGGCGGAGCCGGGCGCGATCGTCGACATCATCGGCGAGAGCCCAGTCACAGCCGCGAGCGCGCCCGCGAGCCCCGCTACGCCCCGCGATCAGGCGGTTAATTCCGCGCCATCGCCGGTTTCGACGGGCGAGGGGACCAGGATCCTCTGCTCCGGCGCACGGGTCGTCGCTACCACAACAGAAGGTGACACTTCTAGGTTACTTTCAGGGAATAAGATCACAGTAGTAGAACTTGCCGTCCCAGCGGACACCGTTACCCTAGTCGTCGGTGCGGCAACGCAGGGCGCCCTCGGCCTCGCGCTGAGCCCCTGA
- the glp gene encoding gephyrin-like molybdotransferase Glp, protein MRTVAEHLASCLEIAQPAPPLDVVLLDAVGCVLAEDVVAEFDLPGADLAGLDGYAVRAADIRGATASEPARLDVIDAVRAGDTSSARLVPGTAMLIDSGAPLPVGADAVVPWIDTDRGAQRVEVRSVVVEGENVRRRAEDVAAGTTVLPQGSRVSARQIALLAGVGRLRVKVHPAPRVVIVSIGDELVEPGSPGRDGSVYDANGHALATAVTDAGGRAFRVAAVPDELGALTETLEDQLVRADVLITTGGLSVGQGDTVKEALAPLGSVRFDAVAMSPGRQLGVGTVEGTPIFCLPGDPVSAQIAFETFVRPVLREIAGWQGLHRSSLPAEMTRGWASPAGRREFVPVRLTGSPSSGYRAEPTAEPGTTRLMGLARANAIAVVPEEARGVSVGDTLHCLLLDA, encoded by the coding sequence ATGAGAACCGTCGCCGAGCACCTCGCATCGTGCCTCGAGATCGCGCAGCCGGCGCCGCCGCTCGACGTCGTCCTTCTCGACGCCGTCGGCTGCGTCCTGGCTGAGGACGTCGTCGCGGAGTTCGACCTTCCCGGCGCGGACCTGGCTGGCCTTGACGGCTACGCGGTGCGCGCCGCCGACATCCGGGGAGCGACGGCGAGCGAGCCCGCCCGTCTCGACGTCATCGACGCCGTGCGCGCCGGCGACACCAGCAGCGCCCGGCTCGTCCCCGGCACCGCCATGCTCATTGACTCCGGCGCCCCCCTGCCCGTTGGCGCTGATGCCGTCGTCCCCTGGATCGACACCGACCGCGGCGCCCAGCGGGTGGAGGTCCGCTCCGTCGTTGTCGAGGGGGAGAACGTGAGGCGGCGCGCTGAGGATGTCGCCGCCGGGACGACGGTCCTGCCGCAGGGCTCGCGCGTGTCCGCCCGGCAGATCGCGCTCCTGGCCGGGGTGGGGCGGCTGCGCGTCAAGGTGCATCCCGCGCCGCGCGTCGTGATCGTGTCGATCGGCGACGAGCTTGTCGAGCCCGGATCGCCGGGCCGGGACGGCAGCGTCTACGATGCCAACGGGCACGCCCTGGCCACCGCCGTCACCGATGCCGGCGGGCGGGCCTTCCGCGTCGCTGCCGTCCCCGACGAGCTCGGCGCCCTGACCGAGACCCTTGAGGACCAGCTCGTGCGCGCCGACGTCCTCATCACCACCGGGGGCCTGTCCGTGGGGCAGGGGGACACCGTCAAGGAGGCCCTCGCGCCTTTGGGCTCGGTACGCTTCGACGCCGTCGCCATGAGCCCCGGGCGTCAGCTCGGCGTCGGCACCGTGGAGGGCACGCCGATCTTCTGCCTCCCCGGTGATCCCGTGAGCGCTCAGATCGCTTTCGAGACCTTCGTGCGGCCTGTGCTGCGAGAGATCGCCGGCTGGCAGGGGCTTCACCGCTCGAGCCTGCCAGCCGAGATGACGCGGGGGTGGGCCTCGCCCGCCGGTAGGAGAGAGTTCGTTCCCGTGCGCCTGACCGGCTCGCCCTCCAGCGGCTACCGCGCCGAGCCGACGGCGGAGCCCGGCACCACCCGCCTCATGGGCCTGGCGCGGGCCAACGCCATCGCCGTCGTCCCAGAGGAGGCCCGCGGCGTCTCGGTCGGGGACACGCTCCACTGCCTCCTCCTCGATGCCTGA
- a CDS encoding transcriptional regulator — translation MTEEDEENARRRGIDALTEARARREDAPGGGSANDARLRAEVPPHWS, via the coding sequence ATGACTGAGGAGGACGAGGAGAACGCGCGGCGCCGTGGAATCGATGCCCTCACCGAGGCCCGCGCCCGCCGGGAGGACGCGCCCGGCGGCGGCAGCGCCAACGACGCGCGCCTGCGTGCCGAGGTTCCGCCCCACTGGTCCTGA
- the mscL gene encoding large conductance mechanosensitive channel protein MscL → MIKGFKEFIAQGNALELAVAVIIGGAFKPIVDSITKVILDIVGQIVGSPNFDSVLQFKIDSASGTYIQPGTILTALINFILVAAAVYFCIVVPMNKMRTLQKKQEEEKPAAPTDVELLGEIRDLLAARNH, encoded by the coding sequence ATGATCAAGGGATTCAAGGAGTTCATCGCTCAGGGCAACGCCCTGGAGCTCGCCGTCGCCGTCATCATCGGTGGCGCTTTCAAGCCCATCGTTGACTCGATCACCAAGGTGATCCTGGACATCGTTGGTCAGATCGTCGGCTCCCCGAACTTCGACTCCGTCCTTCAGTTCAAGATCGACAGCGCTTCGGGTACCTACATCCAGCCCGGTACGATCCTGACCGCGCTCATCAACTTCATCCTGGTCGCCGCCGCCGTCTACTTCTGCATCGTCGTCCCGATGAACAAGATGAGGACCCTGCAGAAGAAGCAGGAGGAGGAGAAGCCCGCCGCGCCGACCGACGTCGAGCTGCTGGGCGAGATCCGCGACCTGCTCGCCGCCCGCAACCACTGA
- a CDS encoding 5-formyltetrahydrofolate cyclo-ligase, producing the protein MSSQARPSPAPAGLETSHDKGRWRQILRQRRRREHPHPNAGHCPACESLMEHALQAVEGMRTIAAYVSVGNEPCTRLLLEHLEAEGREVLLPVLGPQLSRGWGRFTGIADLAERAPGRPPEPGGAPLPAEAVSDVDALIIPALAIDRAGNRLGQGGGWYDRALPLRREGALVLAVVYDDELTPHQLPTEPHDQRVDAVITPEQWFLLERSVFASGS; encoded by the coding sequence GTGAGTTCTCAGGCGCGCCCATCCCCTGCTCCCGCTGGACTGGAGACCAGTCATGACAAGGGCCGCTGGCGCCAGATCCTGCGCCAGCGGCGCCGCAGAGAACACCCCCACCCCAATGCGGGCCACTGCCCCGCCTGCGAGAGCCTCATGGAGCACGCCCTCCAGGCCGTCGAGGGCATGAGAACCATCGCCGCCTACGTCTCGGTGGGCAACGAGCCCTGTACCCGGCTCCTGCTGGAGCACCTGGAGGCCGAGGGCCGCGAGGTCCTCCTGCCCGTCCTGGGCCCGCAGCTCTCCCGCGGCTGGGGGCGCTTCACGGGCATCGCTGATCTGGCCGAGCGCGCGCCGGGGCGCCCTCCCGAACCAGGCGGCGCGCCCCTCCCGGCGGAGGCGGTCTCCGACGTCGACGCCCTGATCATCCCCGCGCTCGCCATCGACCGCGCCGGCAACCGCCTCGGTCAGGGCGGCGGCTGGTACGACCGCGCCCTGCCGCTGAGGCGCGAGGGGGCGCTCGTGCTTGCCGTGGTCTACGACGATGAGCTCACCCCGCACCAACTCCCCACCGAGCCGCATGACCAGCGGGTGGACGCCGTCATCACGCCCGAGCAATGGTTCCTCCTGGAGCGCTCCGTCTTCGCCTCCGGGTCCTAA